A region from the Catellatospora sp. TT07R-123 genome encodes:
- a CDS encoding non-ribosomal peptide synthetase, with protein MDAMTAAPVDPTRDDLPSLLHHLVARQAATTPEAIAVVDGPRTLSYGELDRRANQLAHLLAGRGVGPESLVGVCLERGFDLVTALLGVWRAGGAYVPLDPSHPAERRDWILTDTAARVLLTSGGIEGGTGAAEVIRLDRPGLLDGLPDTDPRAAVAPDAPAYAIYTSGSTGRPKGVVITHAGIANRVAWTITRHGLGPADRVLQKTSISFDAAGWEFFGPLSSGGTVVLAPIGAERDPAQMVAAVAEHGVTVLQGVPSVLRLVADEPGWAACDSLRLVFSAGEPLHGELAARLRGGRDRAVWNTYGPTECSIDVSAYEVDPALTAGPVPIGRPIEGMRLLVLDDEGFPVPVGMAGELHVGGVGVGRGYLGRPDATAERFVPDPYGPAGQRLYRTGDQVRWRADGVLEYLGRGDDQVKINGVRIEPAEIEAALAGHTGVRSATVTAYTDASGTKRLAAYVVKRTELDSSGLREWLSARLPDALVPTTLRFLETLPLTPSGKVDRKALPPIDEPTRREYVAPRTASEQAVAQAWQDLLGVPTVGLHDDFFELGGSSLVLTRLANRLNTHADGRIALRRLFRAVTVESQARLLDESAGEQVRALVPADRAAALPLSFGQHRLWFLDQMHPGSPEWVSPLFLRLPAIYSPQLVRQALRQLEQRHEALRTRYATVGGQPTQVIAEAGDVELRIADATETELPQLFAEQFQRGFDLAQGPLWRAMLVRVPGADHVLLATVHHIASDGWTTVVLERDLRELCAALAQDRPAALPALPVQYADYAAWQRAEFTDAALAADLAFWRQNLDGLTPLDLPLDRPRPAERDSRGSGVRVNLPAPLAAAVTELGRAAGATPFMTLLAGFAAVLARQAGQWDLPVGTPVAGRLRPEVEHVAGFFLNSLVLRCDLRPDMGFTEAVARAREVCTTAFAHQSVPFERVVDELVPVRDLSRTPLYQVAFDLQDEGGTSVVARDAVAMEAFQRAWGVAKTDLTLFMWRREDGSLDAAFEYATSLFDEATVQALADRFVRLLELAAADPAAPLGGLDLLTEGERERLLVSYNDSFAPRTGASVLDLFEAQAATHPDRVAVATETGTVCYAELDARANQIAHQLRALGVDRGSVVAVLLERGTRLPAAMLGVWKAGAAYLPVDPSYPAERVAQMLATAGATMVVTQASYADRFEVPSLLVDTHALMIAASPAQRPGRATDPEELAYVIFTSGSTGTPKGVMVTHRGLANHVVWAAEELASQGEHGAPLFSSYAFDLVVPNLWGPLVTGQAVRMLPPDADATQLGKLLAEAGPYSFIKLTPGHLELLGHQLDDAQAAALAPIIVVAGEALPGTLATRWQHLLGPGRLVNEYGPTEASVGTCIYPVHAAQDVEVVPIGYPLPNMAMHVLDAGMRLLPPGVVGELYVGGTGVARGYAHRPDLTAERFLPDPYGPAGSRLYRTGDLARRLADGAVEFLGRIDDQVKIRGYRIELGEIRAVLETHPGVRTCAVVVAQRPNGEKQLAAYVVGDTADLAAHCAVHLPEYMIPSVFVALDELPLNANGKVDRGALPDPFTAFAAEQFEAPSTLAQERIAAIWSELLGTPAVGVRQNFFALGGHSILAVRLVSRLQEEFDLDLSIRLIFERPTVAGLAEAIEDRIWAEESALLTSSTSAKEHQA; from the coding sequence ATGGACGCCATGACGGCAGCGCCGGTCGACCCGACCCGCGACGACCTGCCTTCGCTGCTGCACCACCTCGTCGCGCGCCAGGCCGCGACGACCCCGGAGGCCATCGCGGTCGTCGACGGCCCGCGCACCCTGTCCTACGGGGAACTGGACCGCCGGGCCAACCAGCTGGCCCACCTGCTCGCCGGCCGGGGCGTCGGCCCCGAGAGCCTGGTGGGGGTATGCCTGGAGCGAGGCTTCGACCTCGTCACGGCGCTGCTCGGGGTGTGGCGGGCCGGTGGCGCGTACGTGCCGCTGGACCCGTCGCACCCCGCCGAGCGGCGCGACTGGATCCTGACCGACACCGCCGCCCGGGTGCTGCTCACCTCCGGCGGCATCGAGGGCGGCACCGGCGCCGCCGAGGTGATCCGGCTGGACCGGCCGGGCCTGCTCGACGGCCTGCCGGACACCGACCCCCGCGCCGCCGTCGCCCCGGACGCCCCGGCGTACGCCATCTACACCTCCGGCTCGACCGGGCGCCCCAAAGGCGTCGTGATCACCCACGCCGGTATCGCCAACCGCGTCGCCTGGACCATCACCCGCCACGGGCTCGGGCCCGCCGACCGGGTGCTCCAGAAGACGTCGATCAGCTTCGACGCCGCCGGGTGGGAGTTCTTCGGCCCGCTGTCCAGCGGCGGCACCGTCGTGCTGGCCCCGATCGGCGCCGAGCGCGACCCCGCGCAGATGGTCGCCGCCGTCGCCGAGCACGGCGTCACCGTGCTCCAGGGCGTGCCGTCGGTGCTGCGCCTGGTCGCCGACGAACCCGGCTGGGCCGCCTGCGACAGCCTGCGCCTGGTCTTCTCCGCGGGCGAGCCGCTGCACGGCGAGCTGGCCGCGCGGCTGCGCGGCGGGCGCGACCGCGCCGTGTGGAACACCTACGGCCCGACCGAGTGCTCCATCGACGTCAGCGCGTACGAGGTGGACCCGGCGCTGACCGCCGGGCCGGTGCCGATCGGCCGCCCGATCGAGGGCATGCGCCTGCTGGTGCTCGACGACGAGGGCTTCCCCGTGCCCGTCGGCATGGCCGGTGAGCTGCACGTCGGCGGCGTCGGCGTGGGCCGCGGCTACCTCGGCCGCCCCGACGCGACCGCCGAGCGCTTCGTCCCCGACCCGTACGGCCCGGCCGGGCAGCGCCTCTACCGCACCGGTGACCAGGTGCGCTGGCGCGCCGACGGGGTGCTGGAATACCTGGGCCGCGGCGACGACCAGGTGAAGATCAACGGTGTCCGGATCGAGCCCGCCGAGATCGAGGCGGCGCTGGCCGGGCACACCGGGGTCCGCTCGGCCACGGTCACCGCGTACACCGACGCCAGCGGCACCAAGCGGCTGGCCGCGTACGTGGTCAAGCGCACCGAGCTGGACAGCTCCGGCCTGCGCGAGTGGCTGTCGGCGCGGCTGCCCGACGCGCTCGTCCCGACCACGCTGCGGTTCCTGGAGACGCTGCCGCTGACCCCCAGCGGCAAGGTCGACCGCAAGGCGCTGCCGCCCATCGACGAGCCCACCCGCCGCGAGTACGTCGCCCCGCGCACCGCCTCCGAGCAGGCCGTCGCCCAGGCCTGGCAGGACCTGCTGGGCGTGCCGACCGTCGGCCTGCACGACGACTTCTTCGAGCTCGGCGGCTCCTCCCTGGTGCTGACCCGGCTGGCCAACCGCCTCAACACCCACGCCGACGGCCGCATCGCGCTGCGGAGGCTGTTCCGCGCCGTCACCGTGGAGTCCCAGGCCCGGCTGCTGGACGAGTCCGCCGGCGAGCAGGTCCGTGCCCTGGTGCCGGCCGACCGCGCCGCCGCGCTGCCGCTGTCGTTCGGCCAGCACCGGCTGTGGTTCCTGGACCAGATGCACCCCGGCAGCCCCGAGTGGGTGTCGCCGCTGTTCCTGCGCCTGCCCGCGATCTACTCCCCGCAGCTGGTCCGCCAGGCGCTGCGGCAGCTCGAACAGCGCCACGAGGCGCTGCGCACCCGCTACGCCACCGTCGGCGGACAGCCGACCCAGGTGATCGCCGAGGCGGGCGACGTCGAGCTGCGTATCGCCGACGCCACCGAGACGGAGCTGCCGCAGCTGTTCGCCGAGCAGTTCCAGCGCGGCTTCGACCTCGCGCAGGGCCCGCTGTGGCGGGCGATGCTGGTGCGGGTGCCCGGTGCCGACCACGTGCTGCTGGCCACCGTCCACCACATCGCCTCCGACGGCTGGACCACCGTGGTGCTGGAGCGCGACCTGCGCGAGCTGTGCGCCGCCCTGGCCCAGGACCGCCCGGCCGCCCTGCCCGCCCTGCCCGTCCAGTACGCCGACTACGCCGCCTGGCAGCGCGCCGAGTTCACCGACGCCGCCCTCGCCGCCGACCTCGCCTTCTGGCGGCAGAACCTGGACGGGCTGACCCCGCTGGACCTGCCGCTGGACCGGCCCCGCCCGGCCGAGCGCGACAGCCGCGGCAGCGGCGTGCGGGTCAACCTGCCCGCCCCGCTGGCCGCCGCCGTCACCGAACTGGGCCGCGCCGCCGGCGCCACCCCGTTCATGACCCTGCTCGCCGGGTTCGCCGCCGTGCTGGCCCGCCAGGCCGGGCAGTGGGACCTGCCGGTGGGCACCCCCGTCGCCGGGCGGCTGCGCCCGGAGGTCGAGCACGTCGCCGGGTTCTTCCTGAACTCGCTGGTGCTGCGCTGCGACCTGCGCCCGGACATGGGCTTCACCGAGGCGGTCGCCCGCGCCCGCGAGGTCTGCACCACCGCGTTCGCGCACCAGAGCGTGCCGTTCGAGCGGGTCGTCGACGAGCTGGTGCCCGTGCGCGACCTGTCGCGCACCCCGCTCTACCAGGTCGCCTTCGACCTCCAGGACGAGGGCGGGACCAGCGTCGTGGCCCGGGACGCGGTCGCGATGGAGGCGTTCCAGCGCGCCTGGGGCGTGGCCAAGACCGACCTGACCCTGTTCATGTGGCGCCGCGAGGACGGCAGCCTCGACGCCGCGTTCGAGTACGCCACCTCGCTCTTCGACGAGGCGACCGTGCAGGCGCTGGCGGACCGGTTCGTCCGGCTGCTGGAGCTGGCCGCCGCCGACCCGGCCGCGCCGCTGGGCGGGCTGGACCTGCTCACCGAGGGCGAGCGGGAGCGGCTGCTGGTGTCGTACAACGACAGCTTCGCCCCGCGCACCGGCGCCTCCGTGCTGGACCTGTTCGAGGCCCAGGCCGCCACCCACCCCGACCGGGTCGCGGTCGCCACCGAGACCGGCACCGTCTGCTACGCCGAGCTCGACGCCCGCGCCAACCAGATCGCCCACCAGCTGCGCGCCCTCGGCGTCGACCGGGGCTCGGTGGTCGCGGTGCTGCTGGAGCGCGGCACCCGGCTGCCCGCCGCGATGCTGGGCGTATGGAAGGCGGGCGCGGCCTACCTGCCGGTCGACCCGTCCTACCCGGCCGAGCGCGTCGCGCAGATGCTCGCCACCGCCGGGGCGACCATGGTCGTCACCCAGGCGTCCTACGCCGACCGGTTCGAGGTCCCGTCGCTGCTGGTCGACACGCATGCGCTCATGATCGCGGCGTCGCCGGCGCAGCGGCCCGGCCGCGCCACCGATCCCGAGGAGCTGGCGTACGTCATCTTCACCTCCGGTTCGACCGGCACCCCCAAGGGCGTCATGGTCACCCACCGGGGCCTGGCCAACCACGTCGTGTGGGCCGCCGAGGAGCTGGCGTCGCAGGGCGAGCACGGGGCGCCGCTGTTCTCGTCGTACGCGTTCGACCTGGTCGTGCCGAACCTGTGGGGGCCGCTGGTCACCGGGCAGGCGGTGCGGATGCTGCCGCCCGACGCCGACGCCACCCAGCTCGGCAAGCTGCTGGCCGAGGCCGGGCCGTACAGCTTCATCAAGCTGACCCCCGGTCACCTGGAACTGCTCGGCCACCAACTCGACGACGCCCAGGCCGCGGCCCTGGCGCCGATCATCGTGGTGGCGGGCGAGGCCCTGCCCGGCACCCTGGCGACCCGCTGGCAGCACCTGCTCGGCCCCGGCCGCCTCGTCAACGAGTACGGCCCGACCGAGGCGTCCGTCGGCACCTGCATCTACCCGGTGCACGCCGCGCAGGACGTCGAGGTGGTCCCGATCGGCTACCCGCTGCCCAACATGGCCATGCACGTGCTCGACGCGGGCATGCGGCTGCTGCCGCCCGGCGTGGTCGGCGAGCTGTACGTCGGCGGCACCGGCGTGGCCCGCGGCTACGCCCACCGCCCCGACCTGACCGCCGAGCGCTTCCTGCCCGACCCGTACGGCCCGGCCGGCAGCCGCCTCTACCGCACCGGCGACCTGGCCCGGCGCCTGGCCGACGGGGCGGTGGAGTTCCTCGGCCGCATCGACGACCAGGTCAAGATCCGCGGCTACCGCATCGAGCTCGGCGAGATCCGGGCGGTGCTGGAGACCCACCCCGGCGTGCGCACCTGTGCCGTGGTGGTGGCCCAGCGCCCCAACGGCGAGAAGCAGCTAGCCGCGTACGTGGTCGGCGACACCGCCGACCTGGCCGCGCACTGCGCCGTCCACCTGCCCGAATACATGATCCCCAGCGTGTTCGTGGCGCTGGACGAGCTGCCGCTCAACGCCAACGGCAAGGTCGACCGGGGGGCGCTGCCCGACCCGTTCACCGCGTTCGCGGCCGAGCAGTTCGAGGCGCCCAGCACCCTGGCCCAGGAACGCATCGCCGCGATCTGGAGCGAGCTGCTCGGCACCCCCGCCGTCGGCGTACGCCAGAACTTCTTCGCCCTGGGCGGCCACTCCATCCTCGCCGTGCGGCTGGTGTCGCGCCTGCAGGAGGAGTTCGACCTCGACCTGTCGATCCGGCTCATCTTCGAGCGGCCCACCGTCGCCGGCCTGGCCGAGGCGATCGAGGACCGCATCTGGGCAGAGGAGTCCGCCCTGCTCACCTCTTCCACGTCCGCTAAGGAGCACCAGGCATGA
- a CDS encoding MbtH family NRPS accessory protein, with amino-acid sequence MSDEIRYTVVRNDEEQYSIWWSDRDLPAGWADQGFSGNKDECLAHIADVWTDMRPASLRRRMEAAAA; translated from the coding sequence GTGAGCGACGAGATCCGCTACACCGTCGTGCGCAACGACGAGGAGCAGTACTCGATCTGGTGGTCCGACCGCGACCTGCCCGCCGGCTGGGCCGACCAGGGCTTCTCCGGCAACAAGGACGAGTGCCTCGCCCACATCGCCGACGTCTGGACCGACATGCGACCGGCGAGCCTGCGCCGGCGCATGGAAGCCGCCGCGGCCTGA
- the sbnB gene encoding 2,3-diaminopropionate biosynthesis protein SbnB, whose amino-acid sequence MLILGHDDVTALLDGRELDVVELVRQTYRRHDEGGTVLPHSVFLRFPDAPRDRIIGLPAYVGGPQPVAGLKWISSFPGNIERGIARASAAILVNSLATGHPEALLEGAVISARRTAASAALAADLLTAQRRPAGVALIGCGVINFEVLRFLAALLPAFAQVTLYDHDPARAEGFALRAAALCPKAVFTVAPDTAAALAAQPLVSLATTAGEPHLDLSACAPGTRVLHVSLRDIDPAALLTVANVVDDVDHVCRERTSLHLAELATGGRDFIHATIGGLIRGLAPVPGPDTTAVFSPFGLGVLDLALAAWVRDEARRTGAGTTVTGFLGGGPNPGPGTAGQPHLTQGEHP is encoded by the coding sequence GTGCTGATCCTCGGCCACGACGACGTCACCGCCCTGCTGGACGGACGCGAGCTGGACGTGGTGGAACTGGTGCGCCAGACGTACCGCCGCCACGACGAGGGCGGCACCGTGCTGCCCCACTCGGTCTTCCTGCGCTTCCCCGACGCCCCGCGCGACCGGATCATCGGCCTGCCCGCGTACGTCGGCGGCCCCCAGCCGGTGGCCGGGCTGAAGTGGATCTCGTCGTTCCCCGGCAACATCGAGCGCGGCATCGCCCGCGCCAGCGCCGCGATCCTGGTCAACTCCCTGGCCACCGGGCACCCGGAGGCGCTGCTGGAGGGCGCGGTCATCTCCGCGCGCCGCACCGCCGCCAGCGCGGCCCTGGCCGCCGACCTGCTCACCGCCCAGCGCCGCCCCGCGGGCGTCGCGCTGATCGGCTGCGGGGTCATCAACTTCGAGGTGCTGCGCTTCCTGGCCGCGCTGCTGCCGGCGTTCGCGCAGGTCACCCTGTACGACCACGACCCGGCGCGGGCCGAGGGCTTCGCCCTGCGCGCCGCCGCGCTGTGCCCGAAGGCGGTCTTCACGGTCGCCCCGGACACCGCCGCCGCGCTGGCCGCGCAGCCGCTGGTCAGCCTCGCCACCACGGCCGGCGAGCCGCACCTGGACCTGTCCGCGTGCGCCCCCGGCACCCGCGTGCTGCACGTGTCGCTGCGCGACATCGACCCGGCCGCGCTGCTGACGGTCGCCAACGTCGTCGACGACGTCGACCACGTCTGCCGCGAGCGCACCTCGCTGCACCTGGCCGAGCTGGCCACCGGCGGCCGCGACTTCATCCACGCCACCATCGGCGGCCTGATCCGCGGCCTGGCCCCGGTGCCGGGCCCGGACACGACGGCCGTCTTCTCCCCGTTCGGACTCGGCGTGCTCGACCTGGCCCTGGCGGCCTGGGTACGCGACGAGGCCCGGCGCACCGGCGCCGGGACCACCGTCACCGGCTTCCTCGGTGGCGGACCCAACCCGGGGCCCGGCACCGCCGGGCAGCCCCACCTCACCCAAGGAGAACACCCGTGA
- the sbnA gene encoding 2,3-diaminopropionate biosynthesis protein SbnA, producing the protein MLSTVGNTPLIELENMFSGSGVRVFAKLERFNPGGSIKDRSALSMLLAKIRSGELEPGRSVVVESSSGNLAIGIAQICAYYGIRFICVVDAKTTAQNLAILRAYQAEIEMIGTRDPETGEYLPMRLRRVRELLESIPHAYSPNQYANHLNPRAHHRTMAEIVQALDGKVDYLVCSTSTFGTLRGCAEYARLHDLPTRFIAVDAVGSVIFGQEPAPRLIPGHGASVVPPLLDPAAAHEVVHVSDLECVVACRLLVNREGILAGGSSGATAAALERMLPRLPLGANAVMIFADGGDRYIDTIYSDEWVHQHFGEVSHLWKERKSC; encoded by the coding sequence ATTCTCTCGACGGTCGGCAACACGCCGCTCATCGAGCTGGAGAACATGTTCAGCGGCAGCGGCGTGCGTGTCTTCGCGAAGCTGGAGCGCTTCAATCCCGGCGGCAGCATCAAGGACCGCTCGGCCCTGAGCATGCTCCTGGCGAAGATCCGGTCGGGGGAGCTGGAGCCGGGCCGGTCGGTGGTGGTGGAGTCCAGCTCCGGCAACCTGGCCATCGGCATCGCCCAGATCTGCGCGTACTACGGCATCCGGTTCATCTGCGTGGTGGACGCCAAGACCACGGCCCAGAACCTCGCGATCCTGCGGGCGTACCAGGCCGAGATCGAGATGATCGGCACCCGCGACCCGGAGACGGGCGAGTACCTGCCGATGCGGCTGCGCCGGGTGCGCGAGCTGCTGGAGAGCATCCCGCACGCGTACAGCCCCAACCAGTACGCCAACCACCTCAACCCGCGCGCGCACCACCGCACCATGGCCGAGATCGTGCAGGCCCTCGACGGGAAGGTCGACTACCTCGTCTGCTCGACCAGCACCTTCGGCACCCTGCGCGGCTGCGCCGAGTACGCCCGCCTGCACGACCTGCCGACCCGGTTCATCGCGGTCGACGCCGTCGGCAGCGTCATCTTCGGCCAGGAGCCGGCCCCCCGGCTCATCCCCGGCCACGGCGCCTCGGTGGTGCCGCCGCTGCTGGACCCGGCCGCCGCACACGAGGTCGTGCACGTGTCCGACCTGGAGTGCGTGGTCGCGTGCCGGCTGCTGGTCAACCGCGAGGGCATCCTCGCGGGCGGCTCCTCCGGGGCCACCGCCGCGGCGCTGGAGCGGATGCTGCCGCGCCTGCCGCTGGGCGCCAACGCCGTGATGATCTTCGCGGACGGCGGCGACCGCTACATCGACACCATCTACTCCGACGAGTGGGTGCACCAGCACTTCGGTGAGGTCTCCCACCTGTGGAAGGAGCGCAAGTCGTGCTGA
- a CDS encoding condensation domain-containing protein, translating to MPATVAPLSAGQQALWLHHTLAPDSAAYNDADAALFEPGPDTDALRRAVELLVARHDMLRSRFVRDGDAAVRAVDPPGADVLAVRDVPELDDVALLALVRQVAAQPFDLEHDVFRAVLLRRGHDAVLVLAAHHIVTDALSQRLVWRELATAYLALAAGAEPELPAPRGSYADYVANEQAMLASPLGQEQAAYWREVADGAEPAGIPHDRQRGERPAYTGATVTRDLPPELALRVRAAAVAGQVTPFTVLTGAFLVLLHRHTGQEDLTIGCPTTTRRSRALRDVVGLLVNTVLVRVRLSRTDTVAEAVAAVGRRLTEATARGTYPYALVGAGRRQGGPLFRTAVTMVAAQRGDQVPVAGDPPIRLGPHRVTMLDVPHLEGQADLTVEFTQGPRGFSFSLRYDTELYDRTTVDRFADQLLRVVAVACDAPQTRLSRVQLVDAAEQSRLLAFGAA from the coding sequence ATGCCCGCCACCGTCGCGCCCCTGTCGGCGGGCCAGCAGGCCCTGTGGCTGCACCACACGCTGGCCCCCGACAGCGCGGCGTACAACGACGCCGACGCGGCGCTGTTCGAGCCCGGCCCCGACACCGACGCGCTGCGCCGCGCGGTGGAGCTGCTCGTGGCCCGCCACGACATGCTCCGCTCGCGGTTCGTGCGCGACGGCGACGCGGCGGTGCGGGCCGTCGACCCGCCCGGCGCCGACGTGCTCGCGGTGCGCGACGTGCCCGAGCTCGACGACGTCGCGCTGCTGGCCCTGGTACGGCAGGTCGCGGCGCAGCCGTTCGACCTGGAACACGACGTGTTCCGGGCGGTGCTGCTGCGCCGCGGCCACGACGCCGTGCTGGTGCTGGCCGCGCACCACATCGTCACCGACGCGCTGTCGCAGCGGCTGGTCTGGCGCGAGCTGGCCACCGCGTACCTGGCGCTGGCCGCCGGGGCCGAACCGGAGCTGCCCGCCCCGCGCGGCAGCTACGCCGACTACGTGGCCAACGAGCAGGCCATGCTCGCCTCCCCGCTGGGGCAGGAGCAGGCTGCGTACTGGCGCGAGGTCGCCGACGGCGCCGAGCCGGCCGGGATCCCGCACGACCGCCAGCGCGGCGAGCGTCCCGCCTACACCGGCGCGACCGTGACCCGCGACCTGCCGCCCGAGCTGGCGCTGCGGGTCCGCGCGGCCGCGGTCGCCGGGCAGGTCACCCCGTTCACGGTGCTGACCGGTGCGTTCTTGGTGCTGCTGCACCGGCACACCGGCCAGGAGGACCTGACCATCGGCTGCCCCACCACCACCCGGCGCAGCCGGGCGCTGCGCGACGTGGTGGGCCTGCTGGTGAACACGGTCCTGGTCCGGGTGCGGCTGAGCCGCACCGACACCGTCGCGGAGGCGGTCGCGGCCGTCGGGCGGCGGCTGACCGAGGCGACGGCGCGCGGGACCTACCCGTACGCGCTGGTCGGCGCGGGGCGCCGCCAGGGCGGGCCGCTGTTCCGGACCGCGGTGACGATGGTGGCCGCCCAGCGCGGCGACCAGGTGCCGGTGGCCGGAGACCCGCCGATCCGGCTCGGGCCGCACCGGGTGACCATGCTCGACGTCCCGCACCTGGAGGGGCAGGCCGACCTGACAGTCGAGTTCACCCAGGGCCCGCGCGGGTTCAGCTTCTCGCTGCGCTACGACACCGAGCTGTACGACCGGACCACCGTCGATCGCTTCGCCGACCAGCTGCTGCGCGTGGTCGCCGTCGCCTGCGACGCCCCGCAGACCCGCCTGTCGCGGGTGCAGCTGGTCGACGCCGCCGAGCAGTCGCGGCTGCTCGCGTTCGGCGCCGCCTGA
- a CDS encoding beta-ketoacyl-ACP synthase III — protein sequence MLDVYGSTVTGVGAYRPTHCVGNDELSGMTSVTPDWIVDRTGIQTRHHASPEEDIVTMSVEACGKALAMADVDVNDVDLLILATSTRLQRIPGAAAQIASRLGIPSAGAFDVNAVCAGFTYSLANASNAVRLGEARNAVVVGAERTSDLINPETPDTYVIFGDGAGAAVVSRAERADIGPVVWGSDGGRHAVLETRVFDDGNEYVAMDGPLVYKWSTATMPKVARQACERAGVSLSDVAWFVPHQANRRIIDTLTRVLGFADEQVSRDVVHTGNTSAASVPLALTRLRESGRTAPGDLVLLLGFGAGLTYAGQIVRMP from the coding sequence ATGCTCGACGTGTACGGCTCGACCGTTACCGGAGTCGGGGCATACCGTCCGACACATTGTGTCGGAAACGACGAACTGTCCGGAATGACCTCCGTGACACCGGATTGGATCGTCGACCGCACCGGTATCCAGACCCGGCACCACGCCTCGCCCGAAGAGGACATCGTCACCATGTCGGTCGAGGCGTGCGGCAAGGCCCTCGCCATGGCCGACGTCGACGTCAACGACGTCGACCTGCTCATCCTGGCCACCTCGACCAGGCTCCAGCGGATCCCCGGCGCGGCGGCGCAGATCGCCAGCCGGCTGGGCATCCCGTCCGCGGGCGCCTTCGACGTCAACGCCGTCTGCGCCGGCTTCACCTACTCGCTGGCCAACGCGTCCAACGCGGTCCGCCTCGGCGAGGCCCGCAACGCGGTCGTGGTCGGCGCCGAGCGCACCTCCGACCTGATCAACCCGGAGACGCCCGACACGTACGTCATCTTCGGCGATGGCGCCGGCGCCGCCGTGGTGTCCCGCGCCGAGCGGGCCGACATCGGCCCGGTGGTCTGGGGCAGCGACGGCGGCCGCCACGCGGTCCTGGAGACCCGGGTCTTCGACGACGGCAACGAGTACGTCGCGATGGACGGCCCGCTCGTCTACAAGTGGTCCACCGCGACCATGCCGAAGGTGGCCCGCCAGGCCTGCGAGCGGGCCGGCGTCAGCCTGTCCGACGTCGCCTGGTTCGTGCCGCACCAGGCCAACCGCCGCATCATCGACACCCTCACCCGGGTGCTCGGCTTCGCCGACGAGCAGGTCTCCCGCGACGTCGTGCACACCGGCAACACCTCCGCCGCGTCGGTGCCGCTGGCCCTGACCCGGCTGCGCGAGAGCGGCAGGACCGCTCCCGGCGACCTCGTCCTGCTGCTCGGGTTCGGCGCCGGCCTGACCTACGCCGGCCAGATCGTGCGCATGCCATGA
- a CDS encoding acyl carrier protein: MTDTALLSDVVRLIREVMPELATREIDLDTSFEEIGMDSLNRVDLLAAAESEFDVTVPDDDVATFIQVRHLVDFVAGTRVG, encoded by the coding sequence ATGACCGACACCGCCCTGCTCTCCGACGTCGTCCGGCTCATCCGCGAGGTGATGCCGGAGCTCGCGACCCGCGAGATCGACCTCGACACCTCGTTCGAGGAGATCGGGATGGACTCGCTCAACCGCGTCGACCTGCTGGCCGCCGCCGAGAGCGAGTTCGACGTCACCGTCCCCGACGACGACGTCGCCACCTTCATCCAGGTCCGCCACCTCGTCGACTTCGTCGCCGGGACCAGGGTCGGCTGA